The Cottoperca gobio chromosome 6, fCotGob3.1, whole genome shotgun sequence genome has a segment encoding these proteins:
- the LOC115009925 gene encoding cell cycle regulator of non-homologous end joining, translating into MSERHRALPPWMTKKQEKGIKKEPLKSRRKRKTARDVFYCMNEKELVEAAVSYLTKSNGACDDVALPTDQKVEGKAVDTTVKSRENPATSKTIAKLGTLEEDSSDCGDAPESTDRVSETDLDMTEVETVPYTKSPQHHGPEGQRSGPVQDHGGLVNVGLQTEEKQKHSQIPAEEEEEDAFRLVREIFFT; encoded by the exons ATGTCAGAAAGGCACCGGGCGCTGCCGCCATGGATGACAAAGAAGCAAGAGAAAGGGATAAAGAAGGAGCCCCTGAAGAGCAGGAGAAAACGGAAAACTGCACG GGATGTTTTCTACTGTATGAACGAGAAAGAGTTGGTAGAGGCAGCTGTTTCATATCTTACCAAGTCCAACGGTGCCTGCGACGACGTGGCTCTCCCGACTGACCAAAAG GTCGAAGGCAAGGCAGTAGACACCACTGTGAAAAGTAGGGAGAACCCTGCTACTTCAAAGACGATAGCAAAGCTGGGGACTTTAGAGGAGGATTCCTCAGACTGCGGCGATGCCCCGGAGTCGACAGACAGAGTTTCAGAAACAGACTTGGACATGACAGAGGTGGAAACGGTGCCGTACACTAAGAGCCCGCAGCATCATGGACCtgagggtcagaggtcaggacCAGTACAGGATCACGGTGGTCTTGTGAATGTTGGACTACAGACTGAGGAAAAACAGAAGCACTCACAGATAccggcagaggaggaggaggaagatgccTTTCGGCTTGTGCGAGAAATCTTTTTCACCTAA